The sequence below is a genomic window from Perca fluviatilis chromosome 13, GENO_Pfluv_1.0, whole genome shotgun sequence.
atctctgtaagattgggaatgattgagatttctcttggcacatctaccagaagacttccaactttcagacacgttgctcacgtcacatttacgttgtctctgtcagttggaggctgcgcagtaaagcaagtgatcaccagaaaagtgcttctaatagccttcactggtctccatccagagcaacgggctctgttggtccattttatatatgtcaatggattGACGGGGCGTGTTTGGTAAATGACACGGGGAGTGAGGCATTTCACGTGTGTGTACGCAGTGTAGCTCGAGTTGGCTGCCTGAACTAGCTCGCAGGTGTTGCCCCATTTATTCCAGTAAAATAAGTCTGACTTACCTGTTATCTGTTACTACCAGTGACATGTTCTCCAGTTCTGCCAGAGGGAACAGATGGGTTCAGTCTGTGGCCTTGGGGGTCACCACTCAGTGTGGTCACTCCACTGTGGTCCGTCAGTTTGTATCACAACAGCTCCCACCAGCCCCCTTTTTAAACCGTCTGCACAGCAACATTCTCAACAACAAACCTGTATTTAGTTCTACTGGATGGTGTCAAATGATCCCTGGCTGACCTGAGGTTTAACATTAAAGATGCATTAAGACCAGACATGTTTATCAAGTGGTTTGTGTGCAAGACacagtattttatatattttcatttgCAAGTCTGTATATAAAGTAGGACGGTATACACACCTAGATTCAGTTCGTCTTTGTTAACAGATTCTGCTTCATTAAAAGCAGCGGAGCAAGTTGTTCTCTTTCTGTGATTTCATTGATGATTTTTAAATGTTGTGCAAAACCTTTGTAACTTCATATTTATTTTGCTTATAAAACTTGATTTGATAtttacggaagaggattagggccactgttgaaaaatgtatttgagttctgactttattctcagaattctgactttaaactcagaattctgactttaaactcagaattctgactttattctcagaattctgactttattctcagaattctgactttattctcagaattctgagtttaaagtcagaattctgagtttaaagtcagaattctgagaataaagtcagaattctgaactcaaatacatttttcaccagtggccctaatcctctttcGTAGATATTGCATGTCCATTATATGATAACAGAAACTAATAATCAGAAACTGATTTAAACATAGACGATAGTTTGCCGAGAAGTTTTTTATCAAAACAAGACACTCGTTCCATTAATCAGTATTTAACTTAATTTACTAAAACTTTCCACACTGTTCTGGTGTTCCAAAACTGACTCTTTTATTTTGGTGTCATTGCCTTCATCCTCCAGCTGATTGTAGTGTGTGTTGCAGCAAACGGGACGTTAGTAATATTCCTTTAcagtattttcacatttttgtctTCATTCTTTAAAGACAACAGACAACTTACAcaatacatttgtaaatgtcatactttattttgaaggacATGTTTAAACATTTTACAAGTGGACAGACAGAAAAGCTAATTAACATGTTCAAAAACCATTTCTTAAATTTCATATTTAGAAAAATGGATAACTAATTTCAAACATCAAATTGGTGATGAACCTTTATGCCTTTATGTTTTGACTCGTCACAgccatagacctttttcacggcagacacgttgacatgtcatagtaggaaaagcacaggtgtattcaaaaccattaccgatggctgcattccacttaggagagaccctggtattgtgcatgctgactcactgaaatagcttactgggacacttgatggatcTGAGCCACCGCTAAGGTTATCactttcagctgtgcttttcctactatgacaagtcaaaatgtctgctgtgaaaacgGTCCATTGActgtaatattaacagtctatggtcacaGCAGGAAAAGTACAGGggtaactaataacattaacgatCTGCTTCACATACAGTGCAGCTGTAATTAGTGACACTGATTGCACCTGTGTTTGAGGGATTCAAATATCTGCTGTGGGGAAGGTCTGCTTGCAGGACAGCTTGTCTTTTtcaagaaacatttaaaaagcctTTCCAAAAGAGAACATGCTTATTTTGAAAAGAGTCCCCAGTTACAGCTTGGAGCAGTAACTGACAGACACCAGATGGAGCCATTTGTCACCAAACTAATCGTCTGAGGTAAAGCGCAGCACTGTTTTCCGCTGACTACGATTTTTTGAATCACggaattaaatatatatattttttaatttaaatttttcttttttttttttaaacgtgcaCTTTCCAGAAACATGGATTTCCAGGTCTGCTAATGGTTCATTTTTAATGACGGGTTGGCAACACGTTCAGCTATTCCCATTGTGTGAAACAGGAAAAAACGCATAATGAGTCACTTTTTTATCATCAGCAAAAACACTGACATGACGTGGGATACAGCAATACTCCAAATAAAACTTTTGTCATCTTTTTCTTTAGAAACAtttcatttaaagaaaaaaacaaaattgtaaCCTGATGACAGTGTGatgtacacagacagacagacccagAAACATTATCTGGATCATGTGCTGGTCCATATGTTGGGAGGTGATAAAACTGGATCTGATCCAGATACCAGTGGTGATGGTAGATTTTTTGGAGCTGTTGGAAGGCACAAAGGATGACTGGCTTCTATCAGACTTTCCatgaatgttttttattttttttttttttatcccatttCTCCTTTTGGATTTGTCAGGATTATTTTCACCCAAATCTCTGACATCTCCACCCACTGTGACCTCACTCCTGACTCTCTTTCGTCACCTCGGCCCCCGCCTGGCTCCTTCCGGATATTGTACGTGGTGCCCTGACAGTTGCAACACCGTTAATGCTGTTACACTGATGCCGACACCCCTCAGTATGGCTGAGTTGGCTTTGCTGTCCACAGATTCTTCCCATGATCCCCCTCGACACTGCTGGCGACAGCATCATCATGACCACAGGCTCCAGGAAAACATTACAGGAGCTCGTCAGCATGGCGAATGTCCTCCAATCAACACTTTTCTTCAACACAAACCCCACAATGTGCGAGGCGTTGTAGGGCGCATAGCACACCACAAACACAGCCAGAGTGGAGAGAGCGACGGTCAGGACTCTTTTCTTCCCCACAGGACGCAAATTTGAACGCCACACCAGGGTGACGCAACGCAGGGTGCAGAAGGACGTCACAATAAGAGGCAGAAGGAACAAGGTGATGGCCATTTCCAGGCGTAGAGGAAGCAGAACCGCCAGCTGGGAGGTGTTGAATTGGTCATAGCAGGCTAAGGTGTCCCCCTTAATAAAGACAAAGTTACCCCCTCCTTCAGCCACCAGGGCAAAGCTGAGGTGAAGGAGCACCACGGCCCACAAGGCAGCGCTGATGAAGCAAGAGATTCGAGCCCGTCGGTATATCTTGTAGATAATTGGGTATGCGATGCTTAGGTAGCGCCCCACTGTCACGGCAGTGATGAACAGGCAGCTGCCGTACAGcgaggagaagaggaaaaagctGTAGATGGGACAGATGGATGCTGGCAGCCTCCAGTCCTGAAGCAACGTCTCCAGAGCCTTGACGGGCAGCCAGGCCACGAGCGCCAGGTTGGCCAGGCACAGGTTGAGGGCATAGACCACGTTGGGTGTGGTGCCACGCTTTCGGGCCTTgcgcacatacacaaacaggaCCAGCAGGTTGGCGGGGAGGCCCAGCAGGAAGGTGAAGGTGTAGACCGAGAGGGCGATGTAATCCATGGTAGCCAACTGCATGTCTTCAGTTTAGGACATGGACACTGCTGAGAGGATGTACTGCCTCCAATTCACCATGACAAGGATAAATCTTCAAACAAGCGGACAGGAAAGTCTTGActaaaacaagcaaacaaacggATTATTAGACGAATAGTTAGGTGCACGGTTGTCCTTGTGTCCTCTCTATTAACCACATCTTTTAAAAGACAGATTCTCCATTCGCGGCAGAAATGTTCGTTTCCAAGCTGGTAAGGGAGCTGCTGTAGTGCCAGGTTTCTCAAACTCTGCTCTGAGAAGTAGTAAACACACCGAGATAGGTGACCgtgagggggggaaaaaaaaaagaaaagaaaaaaaaaggaggcgGTGGCCACAAAGGTGCTGATGTATGTGGGCAAGAAGGGGGCGAGGTGCACACGACATGATGACAGAGATGCAGATAAGGAGATGCATCCACTCATGCAGAAGCAGGGGGCATTTAGCAGGCACCAGGTTGCCTTAATTGCCCTCTTGGTGGAGGGCAACAGACAGGTAGCATCTGGGCCCTTAAGTGAAATGATTCAGAATAATTCAGCGTGTCAGGAAGCTCATGGCCATCCCCTTTTAAAGCCAAGGTTGTCTAAATGAACTGGAGGGCCGGGCAGTAAAGTCATAAAGGTGCTGAAGTTGATAGTCTATGCGAGGACAGGATGggttgggctttgggaaacggggactttttttttgtggcatgACGACGCTTCTCACAGTTTTATGGTAGCAATTGAGTTCTTTAGtgtgcatatgtatgtgtgagagtgagtgtaaGAGGAGTAATGGAGCTGAAAGTCACTGTGGCTTgttgcagaggcattttttcttcttcttctttagagCAGGATGACAGATACCAAGAAGCGTTTTTCCAAGAAAAGACCTGCAGCAGTTCAAAACATGAATGCTATCTGTTTGATTAGTCTATTgatccacaacacacacacacacacacacacacacacacacacacacacacacacacacacacacacacacacacacacacacacacacacacactgtgtgtgtgttctcttctGATATCTTGCAATGTAATTACTACATATTTACCTTCATTCATTAGCTGAAGTGATTAGCATTCACCTCTCACATTTATTctcagttttgtttttcaggaagTTGCAGTGGGTATTTCCAACATGAGGGCCATTTAATTTGTCACAGCTAAGTTGTAAATCACAGAAGCTAGGGCTTTGAAGGACATTGGTATGACTGTCTCAATGATTAATTGTGCTCATATTGCAAAAAGACATAGATCCCACAGTGTGCTCTAATGTTCTTATCTCGCCTAATTCTTAATATAGTAGTAAGCTAGAACCAAACACCTAAACCTGcaataactaataaaata
It includes:
- the LOC120571878 gene encoding LOW QUALITY PROTEIN: free fatty acid receptor 3 (The sequence of the model RefSeq protein was modified relative to this genomic sequence to represent the inferred CDS: substituted 1 base at 1 genomic stop codon); this translates as MVNWRQYILSAVSMSXTEDMQLATMDYIALSVYTFTFLLGLPANLLVLFVYVRKARKRGTTPNVVYALNLCLANLALVAWLPVKALETLLQDWRLPASICPIYSFFLFSSLYGSCLFITAVTVGRYLSIAYPIIYKIYRRARISCFISAALWAVVLLHLSFALVAEGGGNFVFIKGDTLACYDQFNTSQLAVLLPLRLEMAITLFLLPLIVTSFCTLRCVTLVWRSNLRPVGKKRVLTVALSTLAVFVVCYAPYNASHIVGFVLKKSVDWRTFAMLTSSCNVFLEPVVMMMLSPAVSRGIMGRICGQQSQLSHTEGCRHQCNSINGVATVRAPRTISGRSQAGAEVTKESQE